The Leucoraja erinacea ecotype New England chromosome 8, Leri_hhj_1, whole genome shotgun sequence nucleotide sequence aatgcatTAATGGTCTGGATTAATTATGCCATCTAAAAATTGTATTAAATTACCAAATTATAGGATAGTTGAATtagcatttattattttattttatcattgtTTTATCATTCATAATAATATACTATTAATTATATAATATTAATAATCAAATAATAATctaattaattgaatcattgtttagtaaattattatttaattattaataTTATAAAATTAATAGTATATAATTATGAATGATAAAACAATgatagaataaaataataaatactaATACAACTATCCGATAATTTGTATATTTAATACATGCAAATCTATTTTTAGATGGCCCTCAGACGTCCACTGTGGCAAGAATTAATTCCAGGCTTGAAACACTCTTAGCTGTAGTTATGTCATGAAACAattcatttaattttgtttttctttttactCTCACCAACTTAACCCTTTTTGAAAACGTCTTCATTGTGTATTGAGATACGGCTCCAAGGATCTGTTCACCTTAATCCAGCtggttaatattatttttttaatattttatctcacAAAACTAGATTGTGAAAACAGGAAGCTATTTGACAACAAGGACCATCATATCCAGACTGATTATTTTGCATTATGCTGCCTTATTTAGGGTTTATGGGATTGCTTTAAATTTATAAGGATATACATAGTAAcagaagttggagtaactcatccaaCCCCTGTTATCTGCTCTGAAAATTATGCTTGATCTTTTACATCACACTAACTTCAGATCCTTTGATACCTTTAATATCAAAAAATCTCTGCCCTGAATATAATTATTGATCTTCTTCAATGTTCATGGGTAGTGAATTGCAAGGATTCATGACCCACCTGGTAGAGACATCtttttcacccttatccttaatagCTAATCATATATTTTCAGATGCCAAACCATGGAGCTAGATATCACAGCCAGAGGAAACATTATCTTTGCATTTATCTTGTCAAACTCTATTAAAAAGTGTACATGTTTCATCCCAAGATTAGACCACACTTGGGACATCATGAGCAGCTCTAATGCTATCCATTCGGAAGAACAGATGGGCCTTGGGAATTTGGGAATCAGAGAGACATAGATTTAACGTTGTGAAGAGTGATTTCAGAAAGCTGGGCTGTATTTCCTGGTATTTAGAAAGTTAAGGAAggcgagagaaagggagagggagagggagagacagacagacagacagacagacagagagacaaacaaacagacagagatagagggagagacagaaggagagagagaaaacaaaacattCAGCCAGTTGGCGAATTCAGCACTAAGGGTCATGATCTAAACATTACAACCAGCTCTCTCAGAAGTGAATTTAGGAAATTCACTTGCCAGAGTGGTAGAAATTTGGAACTCCCTTCAATGCTAACTTTAAATCTAACACTGGTGAACAAAATCTATTGAAGGCAGTGAAGGATATCATGGGCGTTTGCAACAGCCGTGCTCGCGTCGAGTGGTGAAACAGCTCAAGGACAGAacatcctcctccttctcccgttCCTTTGTAAATGCATCATTCCTGGTGAGGACCTGCTGCAACCATTCACCCTCTGACCTATACTTCCATTGAATTTacaaattaaaaaacacaaaggTATCTATTTTATCTGTGCAGATTTCGGCAAATGATGGTTGAAGATGAACCTGAGGTCCATGAAGTGGTGCAGTTATTCCAATCCGTTCTTCAGGAAACTATGGGGAGAATGAAGGAAGATCAAGAAACAAGGAAATTAACCAGGCAGTGGAGCAAGAAACGGACAGTGAGTCACACCATGATGACATTTAAATCTCGAGTGAGGATCTATCCCTTCAACAGTGACATCAAGACAGTTTCAGAAGATGTGGAGCAAACCTTTGTTGCACCAAGGCGCGTATGGAGCATGCCAGAGTTCAAGACTTTAAAAGAGTTATGATGGATGGTGCAATCTAATTTAAGTGACCGTGCAGAGTCCATCAAATGTACTTAATCATTCAATTTAAGATCGACTTTGAACTATTCATTCAGAAGATATGGCACAAttggcaaggtcagcatttattgttCATCTCCTGTAATTGTTGGCTTGCTATTTGATTTCAGACGAGAGTTAAGTCAACTACGTTGCTATGGATCTGGAGTCACATAGAGGGCAGACGCGTTAGACAGCAAATTTAATTCCCGGAAGGAACATTAGTGAATTAGTTGTATATTTATAACAATCCAGCAGTATCATGATCACCATTTCTGATACTTGCTTATTGATTTCACAATCCAGCTGAATTTAAATTTCCCTTCTGCCATTGTGCGGTTTTTATTTAAGCTTGTATATAATATTAAGGCTTTTGAAATGCGAATCTTGCACACCAGGCTAATGTGCCCGCAATCTTCCAGAAACTGTGCCTGATGTGAATGTGTATTGTCCACCTGCTGTAATCAGCATTTGCTCTTGTGAACTTGCGGATGAGaaatgaatggcctattcctgaatATAGTACAACTGAAATTGGTTTctaacaaaaatacagaacaaacaAGTGATTTGGAAACCTGACGTTAAACAAATTTCTGTTGAACATAAACTCGTGTCATTTCACTTACATATGAATTATTAGTATATCATCATGTATTGCTGATATACCAAGGAATGTttgttgtttgaagaagggtcttgaccctaaacgtcacccattccttctctcctgagatgctgcctgttccgctgagttactccatcattttgtgtctatcttcgatttaagccagcatctgcagttctttcctctacATGTTTGTAGTGGTCTATAAAAAAATAATCCATTGGCATTTTAGGTGTTTCTCCATAAACAAGTTTCCATAGTGCAAGATCAATAATGAAATGTGATGTTTTTTATTAGATATTTTTAAGAGGTGTGTTGCAAATGGAGACTATTTCAGTTATTTCCACATAAATCAGTTTTATTTTCACTGTCTTCAAATATCATGCTATGTATCCTATTACAATTAATCCCTTCAAATGGTACAAGTTAGAAGCTAGGAATAGAGGAGGGCTAACAGACGTTTTTCTGATAATGTCAACCGTATGTTTGCGACCTGGTAAAGTGCCCTTGGCACACCCCATATCAATATGAATGATGCAGATCAGTTCCTCAAAATCTACATACATTGTGGGTCGGGGCATAAAGTAGTGAccagctcccccctccccctccctctacctctccccctcctttcccccctcacttcctCGAAGGGAAGGAAGATAAATTACAGAAAGGACAACTGGACTACACTTTAGCATTTTGAGACATTGTTGGCAAAATGATGCATGGATACAGTAACAAAATTAAAAGAAATCTGTGAAGGATTGGTGGTCCAAGGCTGAACATGACGCAGGTTTCTAATCATCTTGCTTTGGTATGTTGTTATATAAGAGAAATGTCTCGCTACTTTTCAACTATACATAATACCTCTGGTGTTTACAATAGCAATGAAAATGTCCCATATGAGACGAATAATGAACGGATCCTTTGTTATTTTAGATCAGCATATCACAGGCACACGTTATTGGTACATGGACTATCATGAAACATAATGGGAAGAAAGACTCTATGCAGAATACTGCACTCAAACATTTTACATATGCTTAAGGTTTCATAACCTTTCTCTAATAGTTAAttggggaaaacatacaattCCTACAATTATCAGCCCTGCTGCCAGTTACGTATAAGCCATCATACAGCTGCGTGGTTTATTTGATCTATGCTGCATCAAGATTACTatttggcacaatggtgcagctggtagaggtactgcctcacagtatcagagaccagggtttgatccagacctcaggtgctgtctatgtgcaaTTTCTCCATGACAGCATGGGGCTTCCTTCAggtctccggtttcgtcccacatcccaaagatgtgagtaTTTGATGGTTATcgacctctgtaaattaccccaagtgtgtagggagggagtggatacgaaagtgggttAGCATAGAACTAGCTTCAATGAGTAATtaatgggcggcatggactcagtgggccaaaggatctgcttCCATGGTGTATCTGTTAATCAATCAGTAATTAAGTGTTGCATTTGTTTTCAGAAGACCCACTAATGGGATTATTTTGTCCTAAAGAAGCATGCTTTTTCTGCCTTGGATGCTAATTGGAAGGGAGATTTTTATGACACAATCCATCCTTCTTTATGGATCCAATGATGCTTAAAAAATGAGACTAGGAATAGCATGGAGTTCTGACACACCTAATATTTTCTCGACATTGATAAATGCGTGTTTCCACAActtatttggattttttttcatcCGATAACAGGTCCCACACACCtgttcttcttcttgcttatggcgtgtgctgcctaaagttgtaggacaacttgttctatttgatcttatttgattgtgcaggctgggttaattgcattcgtcaaaacagggcgaaccacgtgaaggttgcaatcttccaccccacacaCCTGTTGATACTATTGTACAGATGTGTAATTAGACAGAGGAGAGTAGCCCGGCAGAGCTGTCCCTCAAAACAGTTTGCTGTCATTTAAGTGCAGTTCCCATTTCTATCAGTCCAATGTtaatgctgcaagtgagaatttcattgttctgtttcagttcatatgacaataaaacactcttgattcttgacttttATAAAGTGTGAAGTTTATATATGACtttgaacaatttatttccaGTCCAGAAAAATCCATTTGAACCTAAGCAATATCTGAACTTGTGTATTGAGCAAGATGTTGCAAAGCAGAAATTTCAGAAATGTGTGTATGATTGTCTAAAAAAGACAATAAAACATTATGATCACTCTCTGCATTCCATAGTTTATTTGCTAACATACAGTTTGATATCATATGCTTTCAGCTACATTTTTCACAGTAAGAATTGGTATTCAAGGCAGGATGAGATTATAAAAAGGGACAATACCCACTTGTGAAAGTGAAAGCCGAAACAAAGCCAAAACAAAGCCAAAAAATAGGGGAGGCCAACATGGCTCACTAAATAGATTGACAGAATTTGTTTTAAGAATATAGGCAGAAAAGCAGAGTTGTATTTATATAGTGTCATAGATGTTCTAAAGGGGTGCACAGCCAATGAAGGCAATTTTGAAGTATAGTAAAATGTTGTGGTGCAGTCAGCTGGCACAATGCAAGATCTCACAAGCAGCAACAAAATAAATTACCAAATAATCTACTTTTGTATCAATGCATGGAGGCGAAATGTTAGCCAGTTGCAAGAGACCTGTCCGGCACTTCTACGTATTATGCACAAGTCTTTAGTTAATGCTTTTTCTGCTGTGCTGCaattacgatacgataaaacgttattcatccccagagggaaattggtctgccaacagacacaacacacaaggtacatgaaaacttgaaattaaaagtgaaaacaaaaagaaaaagacaagcgactgttgtctggtTGCCGTGTGTACAGTGCCTTCACCGAAACAAATGAACTAAcacacttatcccctgggcagaaga carries:
- the rd3 gene encoding protein RD3, which produces MSISSWFKWNEPYHRFAQRNPTEMVVETLMMELDWQLKQAEKMQREREDEYRRIKTGVDYSWLVSHPQHSSGMTPGERLDLEEACSKIHPSYCGPTVLRFRQMMVEDEPEVHEVVQLFQSVLQETMGRMKEDQETRKLTRQWSKKRTVSHTMMTFKSRVRIYPFNSDIKTVSEDVEQTFVAPRRVWSMPEFKTLKEL